A window from Temnothorax longispinosus isolate EJ_2023e chromosome 1, Tlon_JGU_v1, whole genome shotgun sequence encodes these proteins:
- the LOC139810487 gene encoding uncharacterized protein isoform X2 produces the protein MEENQISDTEVQNLSTDGENTLEKEQTVSSPVLPSYIKSYSQTHIESTIVDQTWKIDKYMRFSRITNIIPFPSFLKIGPCKIEFHVPFDSPYLRKRIQLRILTNKQSFDGSCTTTIMAPTANNVLSSKFISGRISDRILLIEISLSDSQISYTDSLIIHCKFEIFHNLINKTVHMNLLPSSTEFSKDVTHVEDSTSDEFRFKDEESIKFIVGEDQYVISKKSLCAINSSYFNNICRTHEGEEKNMTINMNELVADNEVESFGQILLYILTGSIDHGDYDILKELLTTAHKYDVSALKLTCENYLLRYITIDNAVELIQLAFSSNAKFLETHSAAFIKFHIIEIRDTKEFRNLPPEDFNKIMELIEKSEVEISTHQFLLSRAMINETFTLAPI, from the coding sequence atTTCTGACACAGAAGTTCAGAATCTCTCTACCGATGGGGAGAATACCTTGGAAAAGGAACAGACAGTATCTTCACCAGTTTTGCCTTCATATATCAAGAGCTATTCTCAAACACATATTGAATCGACTATAGTTGACCAAACAtggaaaattgataaatatatgcgTTTTAGTAGGATCACGAATATAATACCGTTTCCATCGTTTCTAAAAATAGGTCCATGTAAGATTGAATTCCATGTTCCATTTGATTCCCCTTATTTGAGGAAACGTATACAATTACGTATACTTACTAATAAACAATCATTTGACGGTTCATGTACCACTACTATAATGGCACCAACCGCAAATAACGTTTTATCATCAAAATTCATTTCGGGTCGTATATCGGATAGGATATTGTTAATTGAAATCTCGCTATCTGACTCTCAGATTAGTTATACAGATTCGCTTATAATACATTGcaagtttgaaatttttcacaatctgataaataaaactgtacaTATGAATTTATTACCATCGTCAACAGAATTTTCAAAAGACGTGACACATGTTGAAGACTCGACCTCTGATGAGTTTCGGTTTAAAGATGAGGaatcaatcaaatttatagTAGGAGAAGACCAAtatgttatatcaaaaaaatCATTGTGCGCCATCAACAGTAGTTACTTTAACAATATCTGCCGTACACATgagggagaagaaaaaaatatgacaattAATATGAATGAATTAGTAGCGGATAATGAGGTAGAATCTTTTGgacagattttattatatattttaactggcTCTATAGATCATGGTGATTATGACATACTTAAAGAATTGTTAACAACAGCTCATAAGTATGATGTATCAGCTTTGAAATTAACgtgtgaaaattatttattacgctATATTACAATTGATAATGCTGTGGAACTTATACAGCTTGCGTTTTCGtctaatgcaaaatttttagaaacacaTTCGGcagcttttattaaatttcacataattGAAATTAGAGATACTAAAGAATTTCGAAATCTACCACCAgaagattttaataagataatggAATTGATTGAGAAAAGTGAAGTTGAAATCAGTACTCATCAATTTTTGTTGTCACGAGCTATGATAAATGAGACATTTACACTGGCTCCAATTTGA